ATGCGGGCATTACCGGGACGGTGAATCTGTTCGTCGAGGATGCGGCGCTTTCCATGTTCGAGCAGGTGATGGCGATCAACGTCACGGGCACCTGGCTGGCGATGAAATATGAGGTGTCCGCGATATTGGCGTCCGGCGGCGGAGCCATCGTCAATTGCGGGTCGGTGGCGGGCTTGCGCGGCAGTCCGGGGTGCAGCGCCTATTATGGCAGCAAGCATGCGGTGCTGGGCATGACCAAATGCGTGGCGCTGGAAAATGCGGCGCGGGGGATTCGCGTCAATGCGGTCTGTCCGGGGCTGGTGATGACCGATCTGGTCGAGTCGGGCTTCGCGCAGGCGCAGGACAAGCTCGCGATGCTGACCGCGCGCATTCCCGCGCAGCGCACCGGACGGCCACATGAAGTGGCCGACGCGGTGCTGTGGCTGGCTTCTGATGAGGCGAGTTTCATCAACGGCGTAGCCTTGCCGGTCGACGGCGGCACGGCGGTCTGAGCGGGAGGGGCAATATGGAGAAGATATACGGCTTCGTGTCGATCACGGTGCATGAGGGGCGGACGGACGCTTTCGTTACGGCGGCGCGGGCCTGCCATGAGGCAATTTTGCCCGACATTACAGGGACGCATTATTATGAGTGGTATCTGAGCGCGGATGGACAGCAGGCCTATGTGATCGAGGTCTATGACGATCCCCCCGCCATGGCGCTGCATGGAAAGATGCTGGATGGGCGCGTGTCGGGCGTGATGGAGCAGGCCGATCTGCGGATCAGCTTTGCCGGCGATGTGCCAGATGCGGTGCGCGAGCGGATGCGGCTGAAGCTGGGCACGGTCGATTATGTGGGGCCTCGGGCCTTCGGGCGGATGAATGAGCCGGTGCCGCATCGCGTGCCGCCAGCGGGGGACGAGCGGGTCTGCGCGCTCGCCTGGTTCCGGCCGCATGCGGGCAAGGCGGAGGCGTTCCGGGAACTGGCGCGGCAATCCCATGAGCGTGCCTGCGAGCGTGATCCGGGGACTTTGGGTTATGAGTGGTTCTTCGATC
This window of the Sphingobium sp. EM0848 genome carries:
- a CDS encoding glucose 1-dehydrogenase, producing MRNRFAGQVALVVGGTSGIGLATAQAFAAEGAKVMIAGRRETEGLEGVESIRATGGVADFVRTDITQAESVEAMVVRTVEAFGGLHVAYNNAGITGTVNLFVEDAALSMFEQVMAINVTGTWLAMKYEVSAILASGGGAIVNCGSVAGLRGSPGCSAYYGSKHAVLGMTKCVALENAARGIRVNAVCPGLVMTDLVESGFAQAQDKLAMLTARIPAQRTGRPHEVADAVLWLASDEASFINGVALPVDGGTAV
- a CDS encoding antibiotic biosynthesis monooxygenase encodes the protein MEKIYGFVSITVHEGRTDAFVTAARACHEAILPDITGTHYYEWYLSADGQQAYVIEVYDDPPAMALHGKMLDGRVSGVMEQADLRISFAGDVPDAVRERMRLKLGTVDYVGPRAFGRMNEPVPHRVPPAGDERVCALAWFRPHAGKAEAFRELARQSHERACERDPGTLGYEWFFDPDGNCVALDVYRDPDAMLAHMGNCGPVMGQILQVADSRTIVFGALPPQIEGRLRPELGITRFPRRLHGIG